The following proteins are encoded in a genomic region of Glycine max cultivar Williams 82 chromosome 18, Glycine_max_v4.0, whole genome shotgun sequence:
- the LOC106796876 gene encoding uncharacterized protein — protein sequence MPLYTKFLKDLLTKKGKYINNESIVVEGNCNVVIQRILPPKFNDSGSVTIPCSIGDVSVEKALIDLGASINQMPLSMCRRIGNLEIMPTRMTLQLADHSITRPYGVVEDVLVKVCQFTFPVDFVIMDIEEDVEIPLILGRPFMLTAKCVVDMGNGNLEMSVDDQKVTFNLFDAIKHPNDHRACFIMEAIKHKVAMVVQELKKHPPMEKVKVDLKILSKHLKYVFLEDNEAKPVVISDSLSHKEESRLMEALKKHRAAIGWHISDLMGINPSYCMHKINMEAEYKPMR from the exons ATGCCACTTTACACTAAGTTTTTGAAGGATTTGTTGACCAAGAAGggtaaatacataaataatgaAAGCATAGTGGTGGAGGGTAATTGCAACGTAGTTATTCAGAGAATCCTCCCACCAAAGTTCAATGATTCAGGAAGTGTGACTATCCCGTGCTCAATAGGTGATGTATCAGTGGAAAAAGCACTGATCGATTTGGGGGCTAGCATCAATCAGATGCCCCTTTCTATGTGCAGAAGGATTGGGAACTTAGAGATTATGCCAACCAGAATGACACTACAACTTGCTGATCATTCAATTACAAGACCTTACGGTGTGGTGGAGGATGTGTTAGTCAAGGTTTGTCAATTCACATTTCCTGTAGATTTTGTGATAATGGACATTGAGGAGGATGTTGAAATTCCGTTGATCTTAGGCCGTCCTTTCATGTTGACAGCTAAGTGTGTAGTGGATATGGGAAATGGAAACCTAGAAATGAGTGTCGATGATCAGAAGGTTACCTTCAATCTATTCGACGCAATTAAGCATCCTAACGACCATAGGGCATGTTTTATTATGGAGGCAATTAAGCATAAAGTGGCCATGGTAGTTCAAG aattgaagaaaCACCCTCCCATGGAGAAAGTTAAGGTGGACCTGAAAATCTTGTCGAAGCATTTAAAGTATGTATTTTTGGAAGATAATGAGGCAAAACCAGTAGTGATTAGCGACTCTCTGTCTCATAAGGAGGAATCTCGGCTGATGGAAGCCCTGAAGAAGCATAGGGCTGCGATTGGATGGCATATATCAGACCTTATGGGAATCAACCCTTCCTATTGTATGCACAAGATCAATATGGAAGCTGAGTACAAGCCTATGAGATAG